From Fusobacterium mortiferum ATCC 9817, a single genomic window includes:
- a CDS encoding GntR family transcriptional regulator — protein sequence MKIYDNIIGKTNADFVYKVLKRNILELKLLPGSEIKEQELSLIFNMSRTPIREALLLLKHEGLIKTLPQSGTFVTKIDKSKFEAGQILRVCVEVKMIQLACEYFPQEYLDKLKENIEKQRLILSTTKNAEEYHKLDIDFHKLIFKGIGFQELFKITSRELFDYLRVRNLNSPVKIKDDYTLKGHEQIYEIIKYKKPELAQEILEKHFCRLKNRLPILIEEYPNYFI from the coding sequence ATGAAAATATATGATAATATAATAGGAAAAACAAATGCTGACTTTGTTTATAAAGTTTTAAAAAGAAATATCCTAGAATTAAAACTTTTACCTGGTTCTGAAATTAAAGAACAAGAGCTTTCTCTAATTTTTAATATGAGTCGTACTCCTATACGTGAAGCTCTTCTTTTGTTAAAACATGAGGGACTTATTAAAACACTTCCTCAAAGTGGAACCTTTGTAACAAAAATTGATAAAAGTAAATTTGAAGCAGGACAAATACTTAGAGTATGTGTAGAAGTCAAGATGATACAACTAGCCTGTGAGTATTTTCCTCAAGAATATTTAGATAAATTAAAAGAAAATATAGAAAAACAAAGATTAATTCTTTCCACAACTAAAAATGCTGAAGAGTATCATAAACTAGATATTGATTTTCATAAACTTATTTTTAAAGGTATAGGTTTTCAAGAACTTTTTAAAATAACATCTAGAGAACTTTTTGATTATTTAAGAGTTAGAAACTTAAATTCTCCTGTAAAAATAAAGGATGATTATACCTTAAAAGGTCATGAACAAATATATGAAATAATTAAATATAAAAAACCTGAATTAGCTCAAGAAATTTTAGAAAAGCATTTTTGTAGATTAAAAAATAGACTTCCTATTTTAATTGAAGAATATCCAAATTATTTTATATAA
- a CDS encoding YoaK family protein: MKFFKWKRKKKSRINENELECEKLWVFLTLMMTSGFYGAFTYTIRGGVFSNAQTANFVLFAVNLGSGKFSQAFYYLIPISAYFIGTIISEAISGPIKRLHNIRWDTILIFIEIITVTFLGFLPEDAPYQISQILISFICSMQYNTFQTTRKVPVATTFCTNHIRQAGKSFVNFIKNVDNQEAKNRLKIHLEMIGIFTLGGFISTILCHIFLGKAILFTLIPLIIMLVRLIKSDIKNR; this comes from the coding sequence ATGAAATTCTTTAAATGGAAAAGAAAAAAAAAGAGTAGAATCAATGAAAATGAATTAGAATGTGAAAAATTATGGGTATTTTTAACTTTAATGATGACAAGTGGATTTTATGGTGCTTTTACCTATACCATTAGAGGTGGAGTTTTCTCCAATGCTCAAACTGCAAACTTTGTTCTTTTTGCTGTTAATTTAGGTTCAGGAAAATTTTCACAAGCATTCTATTATTTAATTCCCATATCAGCATATTTTATAGGAACTATCATATCTGAAGCTATTAGTGGTCCTATAAAAAGATTACATAATATTCGTTGGGATACTATTTTAATTTTCATTGAGATAATAACCGTAACATTCTTAGGTTTCTTACCTGAAGATGCCCCTTATCAGATATCTCAAATTCTTATTAGCTTTATTTGCTCTATGCAATACAATACCTTTCAAACTACTAGAAAGGTTCCAGTTGCAACTACATTTTGTACGAATCATATAAGACAAGCTGGAAAAAGTTTTGTTAACTTTATTAAAAATGTTGATAATCAAGAGGCTAAAAATAGATTAAAAATCCATTTAGAAATGATAGGAATATTTACATTAGGAGGATTTATATCTACTATTCTCTGTCATATATTTCTAGGTAAAGCAATTCTATTTACTTTAATTCCTCTAATCATAATGCTTGTACGTTTAATTAAAAGTGATATAAAAAATAGATAA
- a CDS encoding iron-containing alcohol dehydrogenase, which yields MFNFTYNIPTKVYFGDNQLSNLGKEIKKFGKKVLLCYGGGSIKKIGLYGEVIDELKKENLEIFELNGIEPNPRVTSVNTGANICKKEKIDVLLAVGGGSVIDCTKAIAAATFYEGDAWDIVTKKVPVINCLPLVTILTLSATGSEMDAGGVISNLETNDKIGVASPLMQPKVSFLNPKNTFTVSPYQTACGAADILSHIMETYFNTTGSMYMLDCFMEGMMKTVVKYAPTAMKEPENEEARANLMWTSSWAINGFARACQKCNWSCHPMEHQLSAYYDITHGLGLAILTPRWMRYILDETNSERFKNFAVSVFGIDSSLDNMTASLKGIEALEKFFFEDLKLTKTLTELNIDRTHFDIMAEKACGNGVLKGFKELKKEDIKNIYEMCL from the coding sequence ATGTTTAACTTTACTTATAATATTCCTACAAAGGTATATTTTGGAGATAATCAACTTTCTAATCTTGGAAAAGAAATTAAAAAATTTGGAAAAAAAGTATTGCTTTGTTATGGTGGAGGTTCTATAAAAAAAATTGGACTTTATGGTGAAGTTATTGATGAATTAAAAAAAGAAAATCTAGAGATATTTGAACTAAATGGTATAGAACCAAATCCAAGAGTTACTTCTGTTAATACTGGAGCCAATATTTGTAAAAAAGAAAAAATAGATGTTTTACTAGCTGTAGGTGGAGGTTCAGTTATAGATTGTACTAAAGCGATTGCTGCAGCTACTTTTTATGAAGGAGATGCTTGGGATATAGTTACAAAAAAAGTACCTGTAATTAATTGTCTTCCTCTTGTTACTATTCTTACCCTTTCAGCAACTGGTTCAGAAATGGATGCTGGTGGAGTAATTAGTAACTTAGAAACTAATGATAAGATAGGAGTTGCTTCTCCTCTTATGCAACCTAAAGTTTCTTTCCTTAATCCTAAAAATACTTTTACAGTTTCTCCATATCAAACTGCTTGTGGAGCTGCTGATATACTTTCACATATTATGGAAACATATTTTAATACAACTGGAAGTATGTACATGCTGGATTGCTTTATGGAAGGAATGATGAAAACTGTTGTCAAATATGCACCTACTGCTATGAAAGAGCCTGAAAATGAAGAAGCTAGAGCTAACCTAATGTGGACTTCATCTTGGGCTATAAATGGTTTTGCTAGAGCTTGTCAAAAATGTAATTGGAGCTGTCATCCTATGGAACACCAACTTTCAGCATACTATGATATAACTCATGGACTTGGATTAGCTATCCTTACTCCTCGTTGGATGAGATATATTTTAGATGAAACTAATTCCGAAAGATTTAAAAACTTTGCTGTTTCTGTCTTTGGAATAGATAGCTCTTTGGATAATATGACAGCCAGCTTAAAAGGTATAGAAGCTTTAGAAAAATTCTTTTTTGAAGATTTAAAACTTACTAAAACTCTAACTGAACTTAACATTGATAGAACTCATTTTGATATAATGGCTGAAAAAGCTTGTGGTAATGGAGTTTTAAAAGGATTTAAAGAACTTAAAAAAGAAGATATAAAAAATATTTATGAAATGTGTTTGTAA
- a CDS encoding M20 metallopeptidase family protein produces the protein MENFFYETRSKLHKNPELALEEYETARYIRNFLDNLEIEYEEIGTSTLALFKGKEDLWLGFRADIDALPLQEENEVEYKSKVNGKMHACGHDGHTTNLLYFAKWLKEQMDSGVELKKSIMLIFQAGEEGKGGARFIAQSDIFKNKKFEGIFAMHVNPTLEEGKIAIAHGALSFQNINLDIEIVGKGCHGAQPHQGIDSILVGAKLVEAYQSIVSRNIDPLKTVIVTIGSFKAGEVRNVIPEKVNILGTIRLIDTSLIEFIRERVTSINEGLERAFGVKINMNFMPFYPPVINSEDLYKIVESSIPEDQIVRDIRLTGSEDFSFYLQNGNKGFMFLLGVRNEEKGFINPLHSPKFDFDPNTLRYGFEVFKNILEKMNVI, from the coding sequence ATGGAGAATTTTTTTTATGAAACAAGAAGTAAATTACATAAAAATCCAGAATTAGCATTAGAGGAGTATGAAACAGCTAGATATATAAGAAATTTTTTAGATAATTTAGAAATAGAGTATGAAGAAATTGGAACAAGTACACTTGCACTATTTAAAGGGAAAGAAGATTTATGGTTAGGATTTAGAGCTGACATTGATGCTCTTCCACTTCAAGAGGAAAATGAGGTGGAATATAAATCTAAAGTAAATGGAAAGATGCATGCTTGTGGACATGATGGCCATACTACAAATCTATTATATTTTGCTAAATGGTTGAAAGAGCAAATGGATAGTGGAGTTGAATTAAAAAAATCAATAATGCTAATATTTCAAGCTGGGGAAGAGGGAAAAGGAGGAGCAAGATTTATAGCTCAATCAGATATTTTTAAAAATAAAAAATTTGAAGGAATCTTTGCTATGCATGTAAATCCAACATTAGAAGAGGGAAAAATAGCCATTGCCCATGGAGCATTAAGTTTTCAAAATATAAATTTAGATATAGAGATAGTAGGAAAGGGTTGTCATGGAGCTCAACCCCATCAAGGAATAGACTCTATATTAGTTGGAGCAAAATTAGTAGAAGCTTATCAATCAATAGTTTCTAGAAATATTGATCCATTAAAAACTGTAATAGTAACAATAGGAAGCTTTAAGGCTGGAGAAGTAAGAAATGTTATTCCTGAAAAAGTTAATATTTTAGGAACAATAAGATTAATTGATACATCTCTAATTGAATTTATAAGGGAGAGAGTTACTAGTATAAATGAGGGATTAGAAAGAGCTTTCGGAGTAAAAATTAATATGAATTTTATGCCTTTTTATCCTCCAGTAATAAATTCAGAAGATTTATATAAAATCGTTGAAAGCTCTATTCCAGAAGATCAAATTGTTAGAGATATAAGATTAACTGGCTCAGAGGACTTTTCTTTCTATTTGCAAAATGGCAATAAAGGATTTATGTTTTTATTGGGAGTAAGAAATGAAGAGAAAGGATTTATAAATCCATTGCATAGCCCAAAATTTGATTTTGATCCAAATACATTGAGATATGGTTTTGAAGTATTTAAAAATATTTTAGAGAAGATGAATGTAATATAG
- the yaaA gene encoding S4 domain-containing protein YaaA, with amino-acid sequence MEEIKISTEFIKLDQFLKWVGICDTGVDAKFFIIDGNVKVNGEIEIRRGKKLYPGDKVEAAGKTFIVK; translated from the coding sequence ATGGAAGAGATAAAAATATCGACTGAATTTATAAAATTAGACCAATTTTTAAAATGGGTTGGAATTTGTGATACAGGTGTAGATGCAAAATTCTTTATTATAGATGGAAATGTAAAAGTAAATGGAGAAATTGAAATTAGAAGAGGTAAAAAATTGTATCCAGGAGATAAGGTTGAAGCTGCTGGAAAAACTTTCATAGTAAAGTAA
- the recF gene encoding DNA replication/repair protein RecF (All proteins in this family for which functions are known are DNA-binding proteins that assist the filamentation of RecA onto DNA for the initiation of recombination or recombinational repair.), giving the protein MEILEINYINFRNLIDGSVKFFPKLNLFFGKNGQGKTSLLEAVYFNATGKSFRTSKANEMMKYGVKRTGVYIVYRDNIGEKTLTVKFNDNKKEYYYNNKKVPYDEFYGKLNVVTYIPEDIVLITGSPSIRRTFFDGEIAQTNSEYFQDLKNYNKLLKIRNKYLKEERTKDTEYLVYEDEFIKYGAKVIEKRLEYVQKISIILNLNYRKLFDNKKELSLSYECHLGNIKKLSLKEIEKLLREKIKKNFSQEKRYGFSLCGPQKDDFLFILNGHEAKSTASQGEKKSIIFSLKLSEIDMVIREKKENPVLIIDDISSYFDSNRKESILNYLEKRNIQVLVSSTGDLGIDSNDFYVEGGEIVYDTKAE; this is encoded by the coding sequence TTGGAAATTTTAGAGATAAATTATATAAATTTTAGAAATTTAATTGATGGAAGTGTAAAATTTTTTCCAAAACTCAATCTATTCTTTGGGAAAAATGGACAGGGGAAGACTAGCTTACTTGAAGCGGTCTATTTTAATGCTACTGGGAAAAGCTTTAGAACTTCTAAAGCAAATGAAATGATGAAATATGGAGTTAAAAGAACAGGAGTCTATATAGTTTATAGAGATAATATAGGAGAGAAGACTCTAACTGTAAAGTTTAATGATAATAAAAAAGAGTATTACTATAATAATAAAAAAGTGCCCTATGATGAATTTTATGGAAAGTTAAATGTTGTTACATATATACCAGAAGATATAGTATTAATAACAGGTTCTCCATCTATAAGGAGAACTTTTTTTGACGGTGAAATAGCACAGACTAATAGTGAATATTTTCAAGATTTAAAAAATTATAACAAGCTATTAAAGATAAGAAATAAATATTTAAAAGAAGAAAGAACAAAGGATACAGAGTATTTGGTATATGAAGATGAATTTATAAAATATGGTGCTAAGGTTATAGAAAAGAGATTGGAGTATGTCCAGAAAATATCTATAATTTTGAATCTAAATTATAGAAAACTTTTTGATAATAAAAAAGAGTTGAGTTTAAGTTATGAGTGCCATTTAGGAAATATAAAAAAATTAAGTCTAAAAGAGATTGAGAAACTTTTAAGAGAGAAAATAAAGAAAAATTTTTCACAAGAGAAAAGATATGGTTTTTCACTATGTGGTCCTCAAAAAGATGATTTTTTATTTATTTTAAATGGACATGAGGCAAAATCTACTGCATCACAAGGAGAGAAGAAATCAATAATCTTCTCTTTAAAATTGTCAGAGATAGATATGGTAATACGTGAGAAAAAAGAAAATCCAGTATTAATAATTGATGATATCTCTTCATATTTCGATTCAAATAGAAAAGAGAGTATACTAAATTATTTAGAAAAGAGAAATATACAAGTTTTAGTAAGTTCAACTGGAGATTTAGGAATAGATTCAAATGATTTTTATGTGGAGGGTGGTGAAATAGTATATGACACAAAAGCTGAATAA
- a CDS encoding DUF721 domain-containing protein, which yields MTQKLNNISEMIDTAVGKSRRLKEGILKAEWEKIVGKICEKCQPDYIKDKILYIRAESTFFIHHLTLEKAKYIKTINNYFDEEVVKDIVIRTGKLDENREEYLDKEEKEEEKLEEQHIKKEEVLENLNSSDTLKRNLGIMEKIEYLRKIAMEREEYLLSHGYRKCKVCGMLYEGEEEFCKVCIDNGKAKEYLKKIGKNIHSKEFEESEE from the coding sequence ATGACACAAAAGCTGAATAATATAAGTGAAATGATAGATACAGCTGTAGGAAAAAGTAGAAGATTGAAAGAAGGAATATTAAAGGCTGAGTGGGAGAAAATTGTTGGAAAAATTTGTGAAAAATGTCAACCAGACTATATAAAAGATAAAATTTTATATATTAGGGCTGAAAGTACATTTTTTATTCATCATCTGACACTTGAAAAAGCTAAATATATCAAAACGATAAATAATTATTTTGATGAAGAAGTAGTTAAGGATATAGTTATACGAACTGGAAAACTTGATGAAAATAGAGAAGAGTATTTGGATAAAGAGGAAAAAGAAGAAGAAAAATTAGAGGAACAACATATAAAAAAAGAAGAGGTATTAGAAAATTTAAATAGTTCTGATACATTAAAAAGAAATTTGGGAATAATGGAAAAGATAGAATATCTAAGAAAAATAGCTATGGAGAGAGAGGAGTATTTACTTTCTCATGGATATAGAAAGTGTAAAGTTTGTGGAATGCTCTATGAGGGAGAAGAAGAGTTTTGTAAAGTATGTATAGATAATGGAAAAGCTAAAGAGTATTTAAAAAAAATAGGAAAGAATATACATTCAAAAGAGTTTGAGGAAAGTGAAGAGTAG
- the remB gene encoding extracellular matrix regulator RemB, whose protein sequence is MYIFLENKVLIPSKKIILIIDYIHITNEENKGFYEKQLAEKRLVDLAEKNKKTVIVTDDSIYITSYGTQTLMSRGNEFFNIIGGRK, encoded by the coding sequence GTGTATATCTTTTTAGAAAATAAAGTTTTGATCCCAAGCAAAAAAATTATACTTATTATTGATTATATACATATTACAAACGAAGAGAATAAAGGCTTTTATGAAAAACAACTGGCAGAAAAAAGATTAGTAGATTTAGCTGAAAAGAATAAAAAAACAGTTATAGTAACTGATGATAGTATATATATAACATCTTATGGAACACAGACATTAATGAGTAGAGGTAATGAATTTTTTAATATAATTGGAGGTAGAAAGTGA